A single Opisthocomus hoazin isolate bOpiHoa1 chromosome 1, bOpiHoa1.hap1, whole genome shotgun sequence DNA region contains:
- the FUT4 gene encoding alpha-(1,3)-fucosyltransferase 4 produces the protein MEPAPHRSPAGRPGFPRRRRRALAAGLLGTAAALALYVCLPEPPGAPRPAAGGRAGEVTVLLWWEPFGRPERVADCRRRYNVSGCRLSADRSRYGQARAVLFHHRDLARHGAERLPRGQPARPPGQLWVWMNFESPSNSPGLGSLAGLFNWTMSYRRDSDVFVPYGYLYAPPAPRPFVLPRKTRLVAWVISNWNEEHARVRYYHQLKEHLAIDIYGARGLALAQGGVVETVSAYKFYLAFENSQHTDYITEKLWRNAFAASAVPVVLGPRRANYERFIPADSFIHVDDFPSPQLLATYLKFLDKNKPSYRKYFAWRKKYDVHVTSFWDEHFCRACEAVRAAGNHVKTVQNLAGWFES, from the coding sequence ATGGAgccggccccgcaccgctcccccgccgggcggcccggcttcccgcggcggcggcggcgggcgctggcggccggGCTGCTGGGCACCGCCGCCGCCCTCGCCCTCTACGTCTGCCTGCCGGAGCCGCCGGGGGCGCCGCGGCCCgcggcgggaggccgggccggCGAGGTGACCGTGCTGCTGTGGTGGGAGCCCTTCGGCCGCCCCGAGCGCGTCGCCGACTGCCGGCGCCGCTACAACGTGTCGGGCTGCCGCCTCAGCGCCGACCGCAGCCGCTACGGCCAGGCGCGGGCCGTGCTCTTCCACCACCGCGACCTGGCGCGGCACGGCGCCGAGCGGCTGCCCCGCGGGCAACCGGCGCGGCCCCCCGGGCAGCTCTGGGTGTGGATGAACTTCGAGTCGCCCTCCAACTCGCCCGGCCTGGGGAGCCTGGCCGGCCTCTTCAACTGGACCATGTCCTACCGGCGGGACTCGGACGTCTTCGTGCCCTACGGGTACCTCTAcgccccgccggcgccgcggCCCTTCGTGCTGCCCCGCAAGACGCGGCTGGTGGCCTGGGTCATCAGCAACTGGAACGAGGAGCACGCCCGGGTGCGCTACTACCACCAGCTGAAGGAGCACCTGGCCATCGACATCTACGGGGCGCGGGGGCTGGCGCTGGCCCAGGGCGGCGTGGTGGAGACCGTCTCGGCCTACAAGTTCTACCTGGCCTTCGAGAACTCCCAGCACACGGACTACATCACCGAGAAGCTCTGGAGAAACGCCTTCGCCGCCAGCGCCGTGCCCGTCGTCCTGGGCCCCCGCAGGGCCAACTACGAGCGCTTCATCCCCGCCGACTCCTTCATCCACGTTGACGACTTCCCCAGCCCCCAGCTGCTGGCCACCTACCTGAAGTTCCTCGATAAAAACAAACCCAGCTACAGAAAGTATTTTGCCTGGAGGAAGAAGTACGATGTCCACGTCACCTCCTTCTGGGACGAGCATTTCTGCAGGGCTTGCGAGGCTGTGAGGGCAGCCGGGAATCACGTCAAGACTGTGCAAAATCTGGCCGGCTGGTTTGAAAGCTGA